AAATTATCGTAAATTTTTGGTAGCAAATTAGCAGTACTGAATATACTAGTTGCAAACATCATTGTCCCGTAGTTGTATaaattgttgaagatgTACTGGTCTGTGTTTGTTGCCTCAGCATTCATGGCATAAAAGACTCCGCTATTTGTCAATGTATCGGAGTCAATATTGATGACTAAACTGGAAGAGCTGTAACTCCCAATACACAGGGTACCATCCACAGTCAAGTCACCATTTAAGTTAATATTTGGGCCATCAAATAGCTGTAAAGAGCTTGTTGAATCGACTGTGATGGGCTCATTGGCTAGATTGTCAAAGATGGTTTGATTTTTAACAACGACATCTCTTGAAACTTCAACAGCGTGAAGGATAGAGAAGTATATTGATAGTAGCAgtaaatttcttgttaaCAGAAAACTAAAGAGTTTCATATTTGATTATCTGCAACTTTAGTTTTTTCCGACTCTAAATTTAATGCACATGAAGAGAAGCTTGCTACATATATTTTGACTTCTTTTCTATTAGATGGGTTATTTATATATGGATATTGAAAACTCCTTAAAATCCAGAGTCCTACCATGATCACAGAGTACCAAGATCAAATAGGTTGGATTAACCTTGATATGATGAGAAGACTGAGGTCATGTAGATCTCGCATCACATTACGTCTGTCGTTTTCGGAAGGTTTCATACACGAACATACGTAGTTAATGGTTTCCGGTTCCTTCCTGGGATAATCTCACGAAACGGCTTTTTTTGTCTGAGGGAATGGTGTGTCTGGGATCTACTTATGTGGGCCCTCGAGAGTGCAGAATGCTGTTTATGGTAAAAACATGCAAATCCTCGCATTCTGCCACATTACGTAACACCACGTTTACTGTGTCCGAGTTTAGCCGTGCGTCCGAAGGACTTTATGGGGTTCTCTCTTCCGAGTTGTTCTCACACGCCATTTCTGTATTTCACGGCTCTTTTCCAGGAGAGATATGCGCAGTTAAGGTTCAGGTATTTAAAGTTTACAGGGTAGCTTGGCACACGAATCTATGTGAGCTGCCCAAACTTTGAAGTTAAACTCAACGGCAGATCTGGCCGGACTATCGCGTGAGCACGGCATTATCTTTAACGTGAAGTCCTCATGACTTGTGACAAGGGATAGAAGTAGCCAGATTTGTTGGGAATGTTATCACTATTGGACATTCTACCAACATACTTGTCAGTAAGTTCTCcattttgttgaatttttctCTGTTTCAGTTGAGAGAACGGAATTCCCAAATTGCACCATAAAACCAACTTGTTTGTAGTAAAACTGCCCACTGTTGTTACACTAAAAACATATCGAGCTATTGTTTACGTCATAGTAGAGAGCCCCAAAAACAATCAAGTGTCTTATAAATCCTGCACTCGGACATCCAACAACcatattttgaatcttAATTACAATAAACTGCCAATTCTTGGGTTGCGTTTCGGAAACCTTACATAGTTGCTGTATAATTTGACCTCATTACCCGTAATCGTTGTATTGTCTGAGTGGTGTCTTCTTGGGTACCCCGCTAATACCTATAATTTCCCATTTATTTCCCATTTGTTTACCAGACCAGAACAATTTGTACGAACGCGGGAATCTGTCGTGGGGAATGACGCatgaagagaaagaaagattCAAACAACTGTCAGTAATTAAGTTAGACCGAAGTGTTCGTCCCTTGAATCGACTTAAAAGACTGAAGATTAACGTGTAATATTCAATCTTTCGTCCATCAATTATTCTTGCCTATCGATGCCAGGGAAAACAAtatggaaaaaaaaataacgaCAACTGCAGGACTCGAACCTGCGCGGGCAAAGCCCAAAAGATTTCTAATCTTTCGCCTTAACCACTCGGCCAAGTTGCCAATCTTacagaaaaagaaaagaagattttgCTTTTGAAGACGCCTCTCAAAAATTTACCCATCTCAGAAGAATGTCATACGCTTGTTCTAAAAGGGTCCATGTAATGTCACTCgtatattaatataattaCTCTACAGATGCAATATAATTTTAGGTAATTTCCATTTATTAACTCAATAACTTAGCATTTTAAAACTTTTAGTTTAAGCGAAGATGTACAACAAATTACAACAGGCGTAGAGATTCCCATTGGTTAATTTTCATTTGCACTCgtaataattccaattaTATCTGCTAACGAATCCACAGAATTATCGATCAAATCTTGGTGATCTTGTAAAAGATATTTATTGACATGATTGTTCAATAACATAGTAACACAACCAGCAGATCTCCCACTTCTCATATCATCAAAAGAATCACCCACCAtcattatttcatttgGGTGAACTTTTAATTGCTTAGCAATATGTAATAGAGGATCCGGATTAGGCTTGGCAGGTCTAAAATCTCTAGTgacaatatattcaaaattggaatattcCTTAGGTACAAAATTTGATATCAGATATTGCACTGGCTTAATAACGTTCCTCGTACAAATATTCTTACTCATATTATTCAGCGTTAAAAATCTTAATAATTCAACTAGACCAGGTTGGGGCTCCATCTGTTTCATTGCTCTGTCCTCAACTTCCTCTAATTGACGATTAGCCTCCAACTTAGCTTCTTCTGTGGACATATCGTCAATATAGGCTAATATATCCACAGATTTATCATGCAAGCCGATGGCTTCCCTCATTGCGGGGAACATCCATGGTTGTGGCAGACATAAAGTTCCATCCATATCGAAAACCACAGCTTTAATGGGATGTATACTATTTAATCTTGTCATTTTTATCCAGTTCCCAATACCCATTTGTTATTATAAGAGGAGTGATCCTATCAATGTCTCTTAAGTTTTAACGTCTCGAAGAATCAGAGCCACTATTTAATTTGGGTGCGGAGCGGAATGCTGttaaaaaattcaaaaggGGATTGATTGATTACGTTTGAATCGAAGACAACGAGAACTAGAAAGAGAGAGCAACAAGAAAGGACATTATAAATACGATATGACATCTACTATTCCCTATGATCCATTTCCAGAGGAGGAAGATAATAATCCCTTTAGTCAGCATGAAAGAGAACAGGAAATTCAACAAGAATCAACACCGGTACAACAAGATGTCGACGACAATCAGCCACATTCTGAAAATGTTGTAAATACGGATGACCATAGTAAGAAGGAGGAAACCAAAATTGCTATGAAGGAAAGAATCAACAATAAGTTGAAAATAGTAATCAAAGTCACTGATGTGGAAAGAATTGGTAAAATGGCAGAAAAGAGAGAAAACCCAATTGTAGTTTTTGATGTATCAACAAATGTTCGTACTTTCAGAAGCTCTACATATaaaaaaagaaggaaaagctatgatgaatttaaacaaatattcaaattcttgaaagGAGAATTGATTGAGTCGTTTATTCCGACTTTACCAATTCAATACACtaattttggaataattAACACCGAAGATCATGATAAGATGattaaaaatttccaagaatGGTTCGATAGGGTGACTATGGATCCTCTTGTGGTCCGTAACCAGGAGTTTGCTTATTTTATAGAAAGTGACTTTGGAACTTATGTCCCCATAAACAAACCGACCGGACAAATCACTGGACTTAAGAGAAGAACGCTGAAGCAATTGGCACCACCTTATGATAGTGTTACAGATTTGGCAGAATTTAGACCACTAGTGAAGTCTATTTATCTTTTATGTCaagatattcaagaaaagtTATTAAGATCCAATAAGACGAAGAAAGCAATGGTTCGACAAGAGCATGCATTTGGTCAAGGTTTTATTCAGTTAGATGAGCACAATAACCTTTACAAAAGATTCGGTAAAATGTTAAAGGCTATCGGTGATGTAGATAGTATTATAGCCACCATGGACATGGCAACTTTATACGATGGAATCCAATGGATCGTAACGGACACATATATGATTAAAGAAGCTTTGACAGATAGACATTTAGTAATGAGAGAATTACTTCAGGCACAACAAAATACTAAACTTAAGAAGGATCAAGCAACCAaatcaagaacaaaaagAGATAGCAATCCCTTAAAAGTGGGGGAAgctattgaaaatttggaagTGGCCTCAGCCAAGGAGGAGGAATTAACAACACAGTATGAAAGGATTACAGAGAATATGTCAATTGAAAGGAAAGAGTGGCTTGAATGGTACGACTCATGGGTCAAGAAGACTATTAAggaatattctttaaagaagatAGAATATGAACGTAAGAAATTAGCATTATTGGAGAGAGTACGCTCAGATGTTAGAAGAGCAGATGAGCGTGGTGGGTTATCACGTCTGGGACGTGATGTAACATCAACTAAAGGTAGCGATGTATCTCAAAGTGTTGAAGGTGATAGCTGGACAGGTGAGATCCGCCATCGAAGTATAGATGAAGTTGAAAGAGTGACGCATACAGAATTTGATAAGAcacttgaagaagatggtcTTGATGATCTTGAAAGTACTAGTAAGGTGCAAGAGGGACAAAAGGATCTTTTAGATGCACGCAATGCAGCATCTCTTTTGGGGATAACTAGTTTTTAATGGTAATAACTGTTTAGTGTATAGACTTTTTTATGGGTATATCATCCATATTATTTCTCATAATTTGCGCGAAACTCGGAGAATGACGTTCGTGCTGAGACTTTCGGTTTAAAATGGCAAACCCAACAGGgggaaaatttttcattcttttataatgtttcaaattacCACATCTTTAAAGATCTaaattaattttgattGTGCATTTAATTTTAGCTATTGTTTAAAGGACCATACGCACCCACCGCACTAATTTGCTAATATCAATTAAAAGATGGTTGCTTTCACTGTCGACCAAATGCGTTCTTTAATGGACACTGTTACCAATGTTCGTAACATGTCCGTTATTGCTCACGTCGATCATGGTAAGTCTACTTTGACCGATTCTCTAGTCCAAAAGGCTGGTATTATCTCCGCTGCTAAGGCTGGTGAAGCCCGTTTCATGGATACCAGAAAGgatgaacaagaaagagGTATTACTATTAAGTCTACCGCTATTTCTTTATACTCTGAAATGCCAGATGAAGATGTTAAGGATATTGCTCAAAATACCGAAGGTAACGCTTTCTTAATTAACTTGATTGATTCCCCAGGTCACGttgatttttcttcagaagtTACTGCCGCTTTAAGAGTCACTGATGGTGCTTTAGTTGTCGTTGATACCGTTGAAGGTGTCTGTGTGCAAACTGAAACTGTCTTGAGACAAGCTTTAGGTGAAAGAATTAAGCCTGTTGTCTGTATTAACAAGGTTGACAGAGCTTTATTGGAATTGCAAGTTTCCAAGGAAGATTTATACCAATCTTTCTCCAGAACTGTTGAATCCGTTAACGTTATCATCTCCACTTATGCTGATGAAATCTTAGGTGACGTTCAAGTCTACCCATCCAAGGGTACCGTGGCTTTCGGTTCCGGTTTACACGGTTGGGCTTTCACCATTCGTCAATTTGCTCAAAGATACGCTAAGAAGTTTGGTGTTGACAAGGTCAAGATGATGGAAAGATTATGGGGTGATTCTTACTTCAACCCAAAGACTAAGAAGTGGACTAACAAGGAAACTGATGCTGATGGTAAGCAATTGGAAAGAGCTTTCAACATGTTTGTCTTGGACCCAATCTTCAGATTATTTGCTGCTATTATGAACTTCAAGAAGGATGAAATTCCAGTCTTGttagaaaaattggaaattaacTTGAAGGGTGACGAAAAGGACCAAGAAGGTAAGGCTTTGTTGAAGACTGTCATGAAGAAGTTCTTGCCAGCTGCTGATGCCCTATTGGAAATGATTGTTATGAACTTACCATCTCCAGTTACTGCTCAAGCTTACAGAGCTGAACAATTATACGAAGGTCCAGCTGATGATGCTAACTGTATGGCTATCAAGAGATGTGATCCAAAGGCTGACTTGATGTTGTACGTTTCCAAGATGGTGCCAACCTCTGATAAGGGTAGATTCTACGCTTTCGGTAGAGTTTTCGCTGGTACTGTTAGGTCTGGTCAAAAGGTTAGAATTCAAGGTCCAAACTACGTTCCAGGTAAGAAGGATGATTTATTCGTCAAGGCTATTCAAAGAGTTGTCTTAATGATGGGTAGATTCGTTGAACCAATCGATGACTGTCCAGCTGGTAACATTATTGGTTTAGTCGGTATCGATCAATTCTTATTGAAGAGTGGTACTTTGACCACTGATGAAACTGCTCACAACATGAAGGTGATGAAGTTCTCTGTCTCCCCAGTTGTGCAAGTTGCCGTTGAAGTTAAGAACGCTAACGATTTACCAAAATTGGTTGAAGGTTTGAAGAGATTGTCCAAGTCTGATCCATGTGTCTTGACATACATGGCTGAAACTGGTGAACATATTGTTGCTGGTACTGGTGAATtacatttggaaatttgtCTACAAGATTTAGAAAACGATCATGCTGGTgttccattgaagatttctCCACCTGTCGTTGCTTACAGAGAAACTGTGGAAACTGAATCCTCTCAAACCGCTTTGTCCAAGTCTCCAAACAAGCATAACAGAATCTACTTGAAGGCTGAaccaattgaagaagaagtctCCTTGGCCATTGAAAGTGGTAAGATCAACCCAAGAGATGATCTAAAGGCTAGAGCCAGAGTCATGGCTGATGAATTCGGCTGGGACGTGACTGATGCCAGAAAGATCTGGTGTTTCGGTCCAGACGGTAACGGTCCAAATTTGGTTGTTGACCAAACCAAGGCTGTTCAATACTTGAACGAAATCAAGGATTCCGTTGTTGCTGCCTTCCAATGGGCCACCAAGGAAGGTCCAATCTTCGGTGAACAAATGAGATCCGTCAGAGTCAACATCTTGGATGTCACTTTACATGCCGATGCTATCCACAGAGGTGGTGGACAAATCATTCCAACCATGAGAAGAGCCACCTATGCTGGTTTCTTATTGGCTGAACCAAAGATTCAAGAACCTGTTTTCTTAGTTGAAATCCAATGTCCTGAATCCGCCGTCGGTGGTATCTACTCCGTCttgaacaagaagagaGGTCAAGTTGTCTCTGAAGAACAAAGACCAGGTACTCCATTGTTTACCGTCAAGGCTTACTTGCCCGTCAACGAATCCTTCGGTTTCACCGGTGAATTAAGACAAGCCACTGGTGGTCAAGCTTTCCCACAAATGGTGTTTGACCATTGGGCTACTTTAGGTAGTGATCCATTGGACCCAACCTCCAAGGCTGGTGAGATCGTCACTGCTGCCCGTAAGAGACACGGTATGAAGGAGGTTGTTCCAGGCTGGCAAGAGTACTACGACAAGTTGTAGGCGGGGGGACCGAACGAACGAACACTATTGTATATTGTTTTACATACTTACTTATTTATATCCGTCGTGCAGCTGTTGTAGTCTACTTAGTTCTATACTCTAATCATAAATGCTATTATCAATCAAGCCGAAAGCGAGCGAGCGAGTCTGGCCATGTGCGCTTCCCGAAACGGACAGCGGAAAAGGCAAGGGGGAGGCAAAGTGGCAGGATTTACCCGCCGTGGATTTAGAGTTGTCCCCCCGCACGGTTCTGGGCCAGTAAGGGATATCCTTATTATCGGAACGGGACATGGACGATGAGGAAGGAACTGCAATGTGCCCATGGATATGACAGCCAGGGAAGATACATACACACATACATACATGGACGGACGAATACATGGTGGACCAGCTGCACACACcgtatatatatataagagCACCAACGCTGACCACACAACAATGTCCCGCCCGATCCCTATACGTTGCAAGACTACGAGTAATATGGCTAGTGCCGCGGTTATCGACATGGAGAACACGAGTAACGAGGCGAACGGTAGTGGTAGCTCGTTCCAAATGCTGGGCAGTCCCAACCGTGCCCATGTGAGGGACGTCTTGGCTACTTCGCCGGCGCCAAGCTCACAGTTTAAGAGTTTCAGAGACAATTTCATAAATACACAGAACGTCTTTACCGGGGACATATTTGGTGTTCCGCTGGATAAATCGCTGCAACACGCTCATGCAAAGGTCGTTGTGCAAACAGATCTTTTGAAACTGGGCGATATTCCTGTGGTGGTGGCTAAATGCGGAGCTTATTTGAAAGCGCACGGATTGAAGacaaatggaatatttagGAAAGCAGGTAATAATAAGCGTGTGAAGGAATTACAAGCTATATTCAGTACACCGCCGGAATATGGGTTTGAGTTTAGTGATTGGGACAATTACACGATTCATGACGTGGCTACTTTGTTACGAAGgtatttgaataatctAACTGAACCgttgatttctttgaatttgtaTGACGCCTTTAGGAAGCCGCTGAAGAGTAGACCCAGAGTATTGAGGTTTTTGGACAAGCAACACCAATTGCAGGATGGGACAACGACAAATGCAGAACTGAGTAGTATAGTCCCTTCTTCATTGTCGCTATCGTTATTGGAAAAGGGAGACATAGCAGATGACGATATTGACATGGAGACGGATGAAGAAGACCGTCATAGCATGAAGAAAATACGCTATAAGAAACGCGTGGCAAGAGATATACGGGAGTCATTAGATGAATATCAGGAATTATTCGGACTCCTGTCAGagaattcaagaaatttaacCATATATTTACTCGACTTGTTAAGTCTGTTTGCTCGAAGTTCTGAACTAAACCTAATGAATGCAAGAAATTTAAGTGCCATTTTCCAACCATGTCTCCTATCACATCCGGAACACGATATGGAACCCAAGGAATATGAACTTTCCAGACAAGTTATCGAATTCTTAATAgtttattctttcaaattacTACCGGAACTGTTGAAAGTGAAAAGAACAACCCCATTATCACCTACTCATGACAGCACTCACAATAAAGGGTTTCTTTCACCCATAACCTCCCCGGTCGGATTTGGTCATTCCCTTATGAAAATACATGGCTCGTCCAAAAATTCAAGTTCCAATAAAGTACACATTGTGGAAAAGAAAAGCCCCTCCAAATCCATGGATTCTAGTATATCTTCCACTTCCAAGAAATCGGGCAAACTCTTCCCCTGGCTGCATAAATCAGCCGTTCTGAGTGACTCGATCATTACAGAGGGAGAGGATGATTCAGACTTGTCGCCCCGATTGGAGGAAGATGACCCTCTAGCAACACATACTCGATCGCCACCACACGCCATCGCAGCGGATGCAAAACTCCTGTCACCCACCAAAATACACAAAACACACAGCAACACAGACGATGCGGAGGGGAAGAGACGCGGGTCATGGTTTGCCAAGTTTAGACGAGGTTCCAACAGTTCCAATTCTAAGTAAtctaaataatttattcttaATATACCGACGTGACGTACGACGCGACAGACACACCTTGTGCGAGAATCCGGACAAGCCGATCCGAATTTCGGACCGAGTCAGTTTGCTCACGCTCATTTGCTGTAAGGAAATGGCCTTTAATGCCTTCGAGGAAAggttatatatatatatatacaaacAGTAGACAACCAGCATCTCTAGACTTTAACAATACTTATCCCGCTGCCTATCCTTCGGAACAACACTCACAACTTCATCGGAACGGAAAACAATACCAATACCCctgtaataataatataatgtTCAGATCATCCATACTAAGAACCACTACAAGAAGACTTCTTTCCGTAAAACATCAACCTTCCATCGGGAAATATACGGGGAAACCAAACCCTTCCACGGGGAAGTACACCGtttcattcattgaagGTGACGGTATCGGACCAGAAATCTCCAACTCCGTGAAACAAATCTTCTCCGCTGCTAAGGTCCCCATTGAATGGGAAACTTGTGACGTGACACCATTGTTCATCGATGGGTTGACCACTATCCCAGAACCTGCTGTCCAATCCATTAATAAGAATCTGGTCGCCTTGAAGGGCCCTCTAGCCACTCCAATTGGTAAGGGTCACAGATCTTTAAATCTTACATTGAGAAAAACTTTTGGTTTATTTGCTAATGTTCGTCCCGCTAGATCAGTAAAGGGGTTTAAGACCACTTATCCAAACGTCGATCTTGTATTGATTAGAGAAAACACAGAAGGTGAATATTCTGGTATTGAACATGTCGTTACCCCCGGTGTTGTACAATCCATCAAATTGATCACTAGAGAAGCCTCTGAAAGAGTCATTAGATACGCATTCGAATATTGTAGAGCCATTGGAAGACCAAGATTGGTCGTGGTGCATAAATCaacaattcaaagattatCAGATGGGTTGTTTGTTAACGTTGCCAAGGAATTATCTAAGGAATATCCTGATATTCAATTCGAAACTGAATTGATTGATAATACAGTATTGAAAGTGGTTTCTAATCCAAGCTCATACACTGATGCTGTATCCGTATGTCCAAATTTGTACGGTGATATCTTGTCTGATTTGAATTCAGGTTTAAGTGCAGGTTCCCTAGGGTTGACTCCATCAGGTAATATTGgtaatgaaatttccaTCTTTGAAGCTGTTCATGGATCTGCTCCAGATATTGCAGGTAAGAACATGGCTAATCCAACTGCATTGTTGTTATCCTCTGTAATGATGTTGAATCATATGGGTTTAAGTAAACATGCtgatcaaattgaaaatgcCGTCTTATCCACCATTGCCTCCGGTCCTGAATCAAGAACTGGTGATTTAGCTGGTACCGCAACAACATCTACTTTCACTGATGCAgtcattaaaaaattataagttgtatatataatagccttatttatatttgtgcaaattttaataaatgcatatgatatttatttttattctcTTTTATAAATGTATTGGTAATCATAGACATTATCTATCAAATGCATGTTTCGTTTCCATGATGTAATCTCTCCAATATCAGTGTCTATATCAAATAATCTAACATTAGCAAATAATCCCTCCATTCTCTTAGTACCGACTCCTGTACTGCCTCCATAACATAACCACATCTCATTCTTACTCTGCAGACAACAATCATTATTATGTTCATGACCACAACTGATACTCTTCACTTTCTTAGAGATTAAAAAATCCTGTAAGTTGATAACGTTTCCAACCGCTGTTCCCACATTCTCCCTTAATTCCAACGAAgttctttcattatattgACCTATAATGGGGAATAACCCATCGGGTCTGTATTGAGGGATGGGCAATGATCTGAATGCTAGGGCATATTCCCAATCAACAGGTTTAGAGGCTATCtctttaaatttaacatcattttcaatggaatGGAATGAATCGATGACATATATCATCAATTCGTCCTGTGACACTTCACCCTTCGGgtcattgaatttatgTAATGGTATTATCAGGTGTCCATTGTCTGTAGAAAATTTCGTCAATGAATAAGGTAATGTCGagataaaattaattatcTGATCTCGAGAGGCATATTCTGAGTAATCAGCTGACCCGAGTGTAATAATGTAGGGAATCTTAAACTTGATCATAGGTTGGACTAGATTCATAATGCATGTTTGATAATCTATAGAGTTTGTGGAATCTAATATGTCACCAGTGACTATAACAAGATTAGGTAATTCCCTAGTTATGGTATTCGTAATGAATTGCATGGTTTGGTACTCCTTAAGCATGGGCATACTATTAATGGAACTTCTGAAATGAACATCCGATACTTGtaaaatcttgaatttggaatccattttcaatgtcCCATCGTTCAGCTCACCAGTTTCCTCTTTAACATTCGTTGCGATTTTCACCGTTATGGATATGGGGAGAGGTAATTTATCATCCGGTTTGAATTCATGAATTACTTCCCGCCAATATGGACGAGACTCTAAGAATAATGATccaagaaatatttcaatattcgCAACTATTTCTTTGGTATTATCGA
The sequence above is a segment of the Naumovozyma castellii chromosome 8, complete genome genome. Coding sequences within it:
- the NCAS0H02210 gene encoding putative haloacid dehalogenase-like hydrolase (ancestral locus Anc_5.465) — translated: MGIGNWIKMTRLNSIHPIKAVVFDMDGTLCLPQPWMFPAMREAIGLHDKSVDILAYIDDMSTEEAKLEANRQLEEVEDRAMKQMEPQPGLVELLRFLTLNNMSKNICTRNVIKPVQYLISNFVPKEYSNFEYIVTRDFRPAKPNPDPLLHIAKQLKVHPNEIMMVGDSFDDMRSGRSAGCVTMLLNNHVNKYLLQDHQDLIDNSVDSLADIIGIITSANEN
- the VPS17 gene encoding retromer subunit VPS17 (ancestral locus Anc_5.466), with translation MTSTIPYDPFPEEEDNNPFSQHEREQEIQQESTPVQQDVDDNQPHSENVVNTDDHSKKEETKIAMKERINNKLKIVIKVTDVERIGKMAEKRENPIVVFDVSTNVRTFRSSTYKKRRKSYDEFKQIFKFLKGELIESFIPTLPIQYTNFGIINTEDHDKMIKNFQEWFDRVTMDPLVVRNQEFAYFIESDFGTYVPINKPTGQITGLKRRTLKQLAPPYDSVTDLAEFRPLVKSIYLLCQDIQEKLLRSNKTKKAMVRQEHAFGQGFIQLDEHNNLYKRFGKMLKAIGDVDSIIATMDMATLYDGIQWIVTDTYMIKEALTDRHLVMRELLQAQQNTKLKKDQATKSRTKRDSNPLKVGEAIENLEVASAKEEELTTQYERITENMSIERKEWLEWYDSWVKKTIKEYSLKKIEYERKKLALLERVRSDVRRADERGGLSRLGRDVTSTKGSDVSQSVEGDSWTGEIRHRSIDEVERVTHTEFDKTLEEDGLDDLESTSKVQEGQKDLLDARNAASLLGITSF
- the EFT1 gene encoding elongation factor 2 (ancestral locus Anc_5.467), with the protein product MVAFTVDQMRSLMDTVTNVRNMSVIAHVDHGKSTLTDSLVQKAGIISAAKAGEARFMDTRKDEQERGITIKSTAISLYSEMPDEDVKDIAQNTEGNAFLINLIDSPGHVDFSSEVTAALRVTDGALVVVDTVEGVCVQTETVLRQALGERIKPVVCINKVDRALLELQVSKEDLYQSFSRTVESVNVIISTYADEILGDVQVYPSKGTVAFGSGLHGWAFTIRQFAQRYAKKFGVDKVKMMERLWGDSYFNPKTKKWTNKETDADGKQLERAFNMFVLDPIFRLFAAIMNFKKDEIPVLLEKLEINLKGDEKDQEGKALLKTVMKKFLPAADALLEMIVMNLPSPVTAQAYRAEQLYEGPADDANCMAIKRCDPKADLMLYVSKMVPTSDKGRFYAFGRVFAGTVRSGQKVRIQGPNYVPGKKDDLFVKAIQRVVLMMGRFVEPIDDCPAGNIIGLVGIDQFLLKSGTLTTDETAHNMKVMKFSVSPVVQVAVEVKNANDLPKLVEGLKRLSKSDPCVLTYMAETGEHIVAGTGELHLEICLQDLENDHAGVPLKISPPVVAYRETVETESSQTALSKSPNKHNRIYLKAEPIEEEVSLAIESGKINPRDDLKARARVMADEFGWDVTDARKIWCFGPDGNGPNLVVDQTKAVQYLNEIKDSVVAAFQWATKEGPIFGEQMRSVRVNILDVTLHADAIHRGGGQIIPTMRRATYAGFLLAEPKIQEPVFLVEIQCPESAVGGIYSVLNKKRGQVVSEEQRPGTPLFTVKAYLPVNESFGFTGELRQATGGQAFPQMVFDHWATLGSDPLDPTSKAGEIVTAARKRHGMKEVVPGWQEYYDKL
- the BAG7 gene encoding GTPase-activating protein BAG7 (ancestral locus Anc_5.471), giving the protein MDMTAREDTYTHTYMDGRIHGGPAAHTVYIYKSTNADHTTMSRPIPIRCKTTSNMASAAVIDMENTSNEANGSGSSFQMLGSPNRAHVRDVLATSPAPSSQFKSFRDNFINTQNVFTGDIFGVPLDKSLQHAHAKVVVQTDLLKLGDIPVVVAKCGAYLKAHGLKTNGIFRKAGNNKRVKELQAIFSTPPEYGFEFSDWDNYTIHDVATLLRRYLNNLTEPLISLNLYDAFRKPLKSRPRVLRFLDKQHQLQDGTTTNAELSSIVPSSLSLSLLEKGDIADDDIDMETDEEDRHSMKKIRYKKRVARDIRESLDEYQELFGLLSENSRNLTIYLLDLLSLFARSSELNLMNARNLSAIFQPCLLSHPEHDMEPKEYELSRQVIEFLIVYSFKLLPELLKVKRTTPLSPTHDSTHNKGFLSPITSPVGFGHSLMKIHGSSKNSSSNKVHIVEKKSPSKSMDSSISSTSKKSGKLFPWLHKSAVLSDSIITEGEDDSDLSPRLEEDDPLATHTRSPPHAIAADAKLLSPTKIHKTHSNTDDAEGKRRGSWFAKFRRGSNSSNSK
- the IDH2 gene encoding isocitrate dehydrogenase (NAD(+)) IDH2 (ancestral locus Anc_5.473); translation: MPSRKGYIYIYTNSRQPASLDFNNTYPAAYPSEQHSQLHRNGKQYQYPCNNNIMFRSSILRTTTRRLLSVKHQPSIGKYTGKPNPSTGKYTVSFIEGDGIGPEISNSVKQIFSAAKVPIEWETCDVTPLFIDGLTTIPEPAVQSINKNLVALKGPLATPIGKGHRSLNLTLRKTFGLFANVRPARSVKGFKTTYPNVDLVLIRENTEGEYSGIEHVVTPGVVQSIKLITREASERVIRYAFEYCRAIGRPRLVVVHKSTIQRLSDGLFVNVAKELSKEYPDIQFETELIDNTVLKVVSNPSSYTDAVSVCPNLYGDILSDLNSGLSAGSLGLTPSGNIGNEISIFEAVHGSAPDIAGKNMANPTALLLSSVMMLNHMGLSKHADQIENAVLSTIASGPESRTGDLAGTATTSTFTDAVIKKL
- the SIA1 gene encoding Sia1p (ancestral locus Anc_5.474) gives rise to the protein MRLKTRRIVKTSQRLLQLLIFFILCNSLGSLRNHLKNVFRQDIPEEYTGGPITDIQCIPCFYWYQTCGSIIWNDQKWLRVSKNLSDESLYSMESGPFSRSFLYVRQDTGEKPISDIAISSDPLMIPVHVTQDINNLLQSSDSSVYHNHKFHQKGSSWRASWSWFWNSGKVLASHDHADDASDSTMDDISLRGENWKYKGYGIWCKFDNTKEIVANIEIFLGSLFLESRPYWREVIHEFKPDDKLPLPISITVKIATNVKEETGELNDGTLKMDSKFKILQVSDVHFRSSINSMPMLKEYQTMQFITNTITRELPNLVIVTGDILDSTNSIDYQTCIMNLVQPMIKFKIPYIITLGSADYSEYASRDQIINFISTLPYSLTKFSTDNGHLIIPLHKFNDPKGEVSQDELMIYVIDSFHSIENDVKFKEIASKPVDWEYALAFRSLPIPQYRPDGLFPIIGQYNERTSLELRENVGTAVGNVINLQDFLISKKVKSISCGHEHNNDCCLQSKNEMWLCYGGSTGVGTKRMEGLFANVRLFDIDTDIGEITSWKRNMHLIDNVYDYQYIYKRE